A single Oryzias melastigma strain HK-1 linkage group LG24, ASM292280v2, whole genome shotgun sequence DNA region contains:
- the nt5c1bb gene encoding cytosolic 5'-nucleotidase 1A, which produces MSEIKPEETAAAKDNNEDQDWAAAKAFFDSLKTKVPRPPKPQYAVTIAVSSRTLFNMVAERKIYEEEGVEKYVAFQVEHENEPLSPGPAFPFVKALMNVNSRLRQLYPDSEELFDIVLMTNNHAQVGVRLINSINHYGLTIERFCMTGGQSPIGYLKAYMTNLYLSKDSEKVTGAIEEGIAAATMFMPPSECELSDTQLRVAFDGDAVLFSDESEIIVKKHGLDTFFEHEKEFENKPLAQGPLKCFLEALGKLQRKFYAKDERMNCPIRTFLVTARSAASSGARVLKTLRSWGLEIDEALFLAGAPKGPLLQKIKPHIFFDDQMFHIEGAKELGTISAHVPYGIGQKYHKGKLIEQPAEKK; this is translated from the exons atgagTGAAATCAAACCAGAAGAAACCGCCGCGGCTAAAGACAACAACGAGGACCAGGACTGGGCTGCGGCCAAAGCTTTCTTTGACAGCCTGAAGACGAAAGTTCCCAGACCT CCCAAACCCCAGTACGCCGTCACCATCGCGGTGTCCTCTCGCACCCTTTTCAACATGGTGGCAGAGAGGAAGATCTACGAGGAAGAAGGAGTGGAGAAGTATGTGGCCTTTCAGGTGGAGCACGAAAACGAGCCTCTGAGTCCAGGACCGGCTTTTCCCTTCGTCAAG GCGCTGATGAACGTCAACAGCCGACTGAGGCAGCTCTACCCAGACAGCGAGGAACTGTTTGACATCGTTTTAATGACTAACAATCATGCCCAAGTCGGAGTGCGTCTCATAAACAGTATTAATCATTACG GTTTGACCATTGAGAGATTCTGCATGACAGGCGGTCAGAGTCCCATCGGGTATCTGAAGGCCTACATGACCAACCTTTACCTCTCCAAAGATTCAGAGAAGGTCACGGGCGCCATCGAAGAAG GAATTGCCGCGGCGACGATGTTCATGCCGCCGTCAGAGTGCGAGCTGAGCGACACGCAGCTGAGGGTGGCGTTTGATGGCGACGCCGTGCTTTTCTCAGACGAGTCGGAGATAATCGTCAAGAAGCACGGCCTGGACACTTTCTTTGAGCACGAGAAGGAGTTTGAGAACAAACCTCTGGCCCag GGTCCATTAAAGTGCTTCCTGGAGGCCCTCGGAAAGCTCCAGAGAAAGTTTTACGCCAAGGACGAGCGCATGAACTGCCCAATCCGAACCTTCCTGGTAACGGCTCGCAGCGCCGCCAGCTCTGGGGCTCGCGTCCTGAAGACCCTCCGCAGCTGGGGCCTGGAGATCGACGAGGCCCTCTTCCTGGCGGGCGCTCCCAAGGGGCCCCTGCTGCAGAAGATCAAGCCTCACATCTTCTTCGACGACCAGATGTTCCACATTGAGGGCGCCAAGGAGCTGGGAACCATTTCCGCGCACGTTCCCTACGGAATCGGACAAAAGTACCACAAGGGGAAGCTTATCGAGCAGCCGGCGGAGAAGAAGTGA
- the syt14b gene encoding synaptotagmin-14b isoform X2: protein MAIDAGGRNCGVNELFCARRVSPELLGVLSSVVAFMALMALFFLYLSNKLSVESSDNFVRLSGCRSDQREEVVSGSEEEKDPEAATPEKPASAWSGRSKQSSEQEGCSSEASSEQVASIQRMRKDSSVSELQPPPYQDESSGPRRSSRSRSERGLRSCDSPPCSSEASMDQDAESCLNKGCEEDIPSDSTAVLGPEDGSGPRLPKLYEPEPLAKYGTLDVAFEYDSSEQWLAVTVTAATDIPALKQTGNISWQVHLVLLPTKKQRAKTGVQKGPCPVFTETFKFSRVEQEALGDCAVRFRLYSIRRMKKEKVLGEKVFYLTKLNLQGKIALPVTLEPGSELTGCGSLVSVSRSAGALSYRSTEDSLPEILLGLIYNSATGRLSAEVIQGNHFKTAASDKPISDLFCCVKHFVGGQLYIMRDTYVKLTMLDSKGKEMSKCKTATCRGHPNPTYKETFVFQVALFQLSEVSLVVSVFCRRSSMRPRERLGWVSLGHNSSSEEQQVHWTEMREAEGQQICHWHTLTDT, encoded by the exons ATGGCGATTGACG CTGGGGGGAGGAACTGTGGTGTTAACGAGCTTTTCTGCGCCCGACGag TTTCTCCTGAGCTTCTGGGTGTTCTGTCTTCAGTCGTCGCGTTCATGGCGCTGATGgctctgttttttctttacctcAGCAACAAACTGTCTGTGGAGAGTTCTGACAACTTTGTCCGACTAAGCGGCTGCAGGAGCGACCAGAGAG aagAAGTTGTATCAGGCAGCGAAGAGGAAAAAGACCCCGAGGCGGCGACTCCGGAGAAGCCGGCGTCTGCGTGGAGCGGCAGAAGCAAACAGTCCAGCGAGCAGGAAGGCTGCAGCAGCGAGGCCTCCAGCGAACAGG TCGCCAGCATCCAGAGGATGAGGAAGGACTCCTCCGTCAGCGAGCTGCAGCCTCCTCCGTACCAGGACGAGAGCTCGGGGCCGCGGAGGTCCTCCCGCTCTCGCTCGGAGCGAGGGCTGAGGTCATGTGACAGCCCCCCCTGCTCCAGCGAGGCCAGCATGGACCAGGACGCCGAGAGCTGCCTCAACAAAGGCTGTGAGGAAGACATTCCCAGTGACAGCACCGCCGTTCTGGGTCCAGAG GACGGTTCTGGTCCCCGGCTCCCGAAGCTCTACGAACCCGAGCCCCTCGCCAAATACGGCACGCTGGACGTTGCTTTCGAATACGACTCCAGCGAACAGTGGCTGGCCGTCACCGTCACCGCGGCAACAGACATCCCCGCCCTCAAACAGACCGGCAACATCTCGTGGCAGGTCCACCTGGTTCTCCTGCCCACCAAGAAGCAGAGGGCCAAGACAGGCGTCCAGAAGGGGCCCTGTCCTGTTTTCACGGAAACATTCAAGTTTTCCAGGGTGGAACAGGAGGCTCTGGGGGACTGCGCCGTCCGCTTCCGCCTGTACAGCATCAGGCGCATGAAAAAGGAGAAGGTCTTGGGGGAGAAGGTGTTCTACCTGACTAAGCTGAACCTGCAGGGAAAGATCGCTCTGCCGGTCACGCTGGAGCCCGGCTCGGAGCTCACA GGTTGTGGATCTCTGGTGAGTGTGTCCCGCAGCGCGGGCGCTCTGTCCTACCGCTCAACCGAAGACTCCTTACCCGAGATCCTCCTGGGTCTCATCTACAATTCCGCGACGGGACGACTGTCAGCAGAGGTGATCCAGGGGAACCACTTCAAAACCGCGGCGTCGGACAAACCCATCA GTGATCTGTTCTGTTGTGTGAAACACTTCGTGGGGGGACAGCTGTATATCATGAGAG ACACCTATGTGAAGCTGACCATGCTGGACTCCAAGGGCAAAGAGATGTCCAAGTGCAAGACGGCCACGTGCCGCGGTCACCCCAACCCCACCTACAAGGAGACCTTCGTCTTCCAGGTGGCGCTCTTCCAGCTGTCCGAGGTGTCGCTGGTGGTGTCGGTGTTCTGCCGGCGGAGCAGCATGAGGCCCAGGGAGAGGCTGGGCTGGGTGTCCCTGGGCCACAACAGCAGCAGCGAGGAGCAGCAGGTCCACTGGACGGAGATGAGGGAGGCGGAGGGGCAGCAGATCTGCCACTGGCACACGCTCACCGACACATAG
- the syt14b gene encoding synaptotagmin-14b isoform X3: MAIDAGGRNCGVNELFCARRVSPELLGVLSSVVAFMALMALFFLYLSNKLSVESSDNFVRLSGCRSDQREVVSGSEEEKDPEAATPEKPASAWSGRSKQSSEQEGCSSEASSEQVASIQRMRKDSSVSELQPPPYQDESSGPRRSSRSRSERGLRSCDSPPCSSEASMDQDAESCLNKGCEEDIPSDSTAVLGPEDGSGPRLPKLYEPEPLAKYGTLDVAFEYDSSEQWLAVTVTAATDIPALKQTGNISWQVHLVLLPTKKQRAKTGVQKGPCPVFTETFKFSRVEQEALGDCAVRFRLYSIRRMKKEKVLGEKVFYLTKLNLQGKIALPVTLEPGSELTGCGSLVSVSRSAGALSYRSTEDSLPEILLGLIYNSATGRLSAEVIQGNHFKTAASDKPISDLFCCVKHFVGGQLYIMRDTYVKLTMLDSKGKEMSKCKTATCRGHPNPTYKETFVFQVALFQLSEVSLVVSVFCRRSSMRPRERLGWVSLGHNSSSEEQQVHWTEMREAEGQQICHWHTLTDT, translated from the exons ATGGCGATTGACG CTGGGGGGAGGAACTGTGGTGTTAACGAGCTTTTCTGCGCCCGACGag TTTCTCCTGAGCTTCTGGGTGTTCTGTCTTCAGTCGTCGCGTTCATGGCGCTGATGgctctgttttttctttacctcAGCAACAAACTGTCTGTGGAGAGTTCTGACAACTTTGTCCGACTAAGCGGCTGCAGGAGCGACCAGAGAG AAGTTGTATCAGGCAGCGAAGAGGAAAAAGACCCCGAGGCGGCGACTCCGGAGAAGCCGGCGTCTGCGTGGAGCGGCAGAAGCAAACAGTCCAGCGAGCAGGAAGGCTGCAGCAGCGAGGCCTCCAGCGAACAGG TCGCCAGCATCCAGAGGATGAGGAAGGACTCCTCCGTCAGCGAGCTGCAGCCTCCTCCGTACCAGGACGAGAGCTCGGGGCCGCGGAGGTCCTCCCGCTCTCGCTCGGAGCGAGGGCTGAGGTCATGTGACAGCCCCCCCTGCTCCAGCGAGGCCAGCATGGACCAGGACGCCGAGAGCTGCCTCAACAAAGGCTGTGAGGAAGACATTCCCAGTGACAGCACCGCCGTTCTGGGTCCAGAG GACGGTTCTGGTCCCCGGCTCCCGAAGCTCTACGAACCCGAGCCCCTCGCCAAATACGGCACGCTGGACGTTGCTTTCGAATACGACTCCAGCGAACAGTGGCTGGCCGTCACCGTCACCGCGGCAACAGACATCCCCGCCCTCAAACAGACCGGCAACATCTCGTGGCAGGTCCACCTGGTTCTCCTGCCCACCAAGAAGCAGAGGGCCAAGACAGGCGTCCAGAAGGGGCCCTGTCCTGTTTTCACGGAAACATTCAAGTTTTCCAGGGTGGAACAGGAGGCTCTGGGGGACTGCGCCGTCCGCTTCCGCCTGTACAGCATCAGGCGCATGAAAAAGGAGAAGGTCTTGGGGGAGAAGGTGTTCTACCTGACTAAGCTGAACCTGCAGGGAAAGATCGCTCTGCCGGTCACGCTGGAGCCCGGCTCGGAGCTCACA GGTTGTGGATCTCTGGTGAGTGTGTCCCGCAGCGCGGGCGCTCTGTCCTACCGCTCAACCGAAGACTCCTTACCCGAGATCCTCCTGGGTCTCATCTACAATTCCGCGACGGGACGACTGTCAGCAGAGGTGATCCAGGGGAACCACTTCAAAACCGCGGCGTCGGACAAACCCATCA GTGATCTGTTCTGTTGTGTGAAACACTTCGTGGGGGGACAGCTGTATATCATGAGAG ACACCTATGTGAAGCTGACCATGCTGGACTCCAAGGGCAAAGAGATGTCCAAGTGCAAGACGGCCACGTGCCGCGGTCACCCCAACCCCACCTACAAGGAGACCTTCGTCTTCCAGGTGGCGCTCTTCCAGCTGTCCGAGGTGTCGCTGGTGGTGTCGGTGTTCTGCCGGCGGAGCAGCATGAGGCCCAGGGAGAGGCTGGGCTGGGTGTCCCTGGGCCACAACAGCAGCAGCGAGGAGCAGCAGGTCCACTGGACGGAGATGAGGGAGGCGGAGGGGCAGCAGATCTGCCACTGGCACACGCTCACCGACACATAG
- the syt14b gene encoding synaptotagmin-14b isoform X1, producing MAFFKSFQQTLPSVNISSILDSVTSRVDDLANAVSDATYAVSDQLTEQVTTIMNKVQEDEVVENGNAPERDQAAPEGKTFWQMSSRDSDSGNAASKSNQSNDGAEGENAQSQMEWEWRDGCWRVKKTEAELEEEEKRKKEEKELQERREQRRKERRQKQLEKEAMSQRMKEEQEEELPDTLETSKDEEEGTAEEETGALKSEEEEGPDKNEEEAPSSKEEKKKPDKKSEKHKKEKGDAEEVVSGSEEEKDPEAATPEKPASAWSGRSKQSSEQEGCSSEASSEQVASIQRMRKDSSVSELQPPPYQDESSGPRRSSRSRSERGLRSCDSPPCSSEASMDQDAESCLNKGCEEDIPSDSTAVLGPEDGSGPRLPKLYEPEPLAKYGTLDVAFEYDSSEQWLAVTVTAATDIPALKQTGNISWQVHLVLLPTKKQRAKTGVQKGPCPVFTETFKFSRVEQEALGDCAVRFRLYSIRRMKKEKVLGEKVFYLTKLNLQGKIALPVTLEPGSELTGCGSLVSVSRSAGALSYRSTEDSLPEILLGLIYNSATGRLSAEVIQGNHFKTAASDKPISDLFCCVKHFVGGQLYIMRDTYVKLTMLDSKGKEMSKCKTATCRGHPNPTYKETFVFQVALFQLSEVSLVVSVFCRRSSMRPRERLGWVSLGHNSSSEEQQVHWTEMREAEGQQICHWHTLTDT from the exons ATGGCCTTCTTCAAGAGCTTCCAGCAAACCCTCCCATCTGTCAACATTTCCTCCATCCTGGATTCGGTCACCAGCCGCGTGGACGACCTGGCCAACGCCGTCAGCGACGCCACCTACGCGGTGAGCGACCAGCTGACCGAACAGGTCACGACCATCATGAACAAGGTGCAGGAGGACGAGGTGGTGGAAAACGGGAACGCTCCGGAGAGGGATCAGGCCGCACCGGAAGGGAAAACCTTCTGGCAAATGTCGAGTCGGGACTCGGACTCGGGCAACGCCGCCTCAAAGAGCAATCAAAGCAACGATGGGGCGGAGGGCGAGAACGCCCAGAGCCAGATGGAGTGGGAGTGGAGGGACGGGTGCTGGCGAGTGAAGAAAACAGAGGCTGagctggaagaagaagaaaaaaggaagaaggaggagaaggagctgcaggagaggagggagcagaggaggaaagaGAGGAGGCAGAAGCAGCTGGAGAAGGAGGCCATGAGTCAAAGGAtgaaagaggagcaggaagaggagCTTCCAGACACACTAGAAACCAGCAAAGATGAGGAGGAAGGTACTGCTGAAGAAGAGACCGGCGCCTTAAAAAGCGAAGAGGAGGAAGGCCCAGACAAAAACGAGGAGGAGGCTCCCTCTTccaaagaggaaaagaagaaaccagACAAGAAAtctgaaaagcacaaaaaggaGAAAGGAGACGCAG aagAAGTTGTATCAGGCAGCGAAGAGGAAAAAGACCCCGAGGCGGCGACTCCGGAGAAGCCGGCGTCTGCGTGGAGCGGCAGAAGCAAACAGTCCAGCGAGCAGGAAGGCTGCAGCAGCGAGGCCTCCAGCGAACAGG TCGCCAGCATCCAGAGGATGAGGAAGGACTCCTCCGTCAGCGAGCTGCAGCCTCCTCCGTACCAGGACGAGAGCTCGGGGCCGCGGAGGTCCTCCCGCTCTCGCTCGGAGCGAGGGCTGAGGTCATGTGACAGCCCCCCCTGCTCCAGCGAGGCCAGCATGGACCAGGACGCCGAGAGCTGCCTCAACAAAGGCTGTGAGGAAGACATTCCCAGTGACAGCACCGCCGTTCTGGGTCCAGAG GACGGTTCTGGTCCCCGGCTCCCGAAGCTCTACGAACCCGAGCCCCTCGCCAAATACGGCACGCTGGACGTTGCTTTCGAATACGACTCCAGCGAACAGTGGCTGGCCGTCACCGTCACCGCGGCAACAGACATCCCCGCCCTCAAACAGACCGGCAACATCTCGTGGCAGGTCCACCTGGTTCTCCTGCCCACCAAGAAGCAGAGGGCCAAGACAGGCGTCCAGAAGGGGCCCTGTCCTGTTTTCACGGAAACATTCAAGTTTTCCAGGGTGGAACAGGAGGCTCTGGGGGACTGCGCCGTCCGCTTCCGCCTGTACAGCATCAGGCGCATGAAAAAGGAGAAGGTCTTGGGGGAGAAGGTGTTCTACCTGACTAAGCTGAACCTGCAGGGAAAGATCGCTCTGCCGGTCACGCTGGAGCCCGGCTCGGAGCTCACA GGTTGTGGATCTCTGGTGAGTGTGTCCCGCAGCGCGGGCGCTCTGTCCTACCGCTCAACCGAAGACTCCTTACCCGAGATCCTCCTGGGTCTCATCTACAATTCCGCGACGGGACGACTGTCAGCAGAGGTGATCCAGGGGAACCACTTCAAAACCGCGGCGTCGGACAAACCCATCA GTGATCTGTTCTGTTGTGTGAAACACTTCGTGGGGGGACAGCTGTATATCATGAGAG ACACCTATGTGAAGCTGACCATGCTGGACTCCAAGGGCAAAGAGATGTCCAAGTGCAAGACGGCCACGTGCCGCGGTCACCCCAACCCCACCTACAAGGAGACCTTCGTCTTCCAGGTGGCGCTCTTCCAGCTGTCCGAGGTGTCGCTGGTGGTGTCGGTGTTCTGCCGGCGGAGCAGCATGAGGCCCAGGGAGAGGCTGGGCTGGGTGTCCCTGGGCCACAACAGCAGCAGCGAGGAGCAGCAGGTCCACTGGACGGAGATGAGGGAGGCGGAGGGGCAGCAGATCTGCCACTGGCACACGCTCACCGACACATAG